The nucleotide sequence CCGCATCGAGCTCTCCCGCCTGGTCCCCGAGCTGGTCCCGCCGGCGTCCGCCCCGGGGCCGCCGCCGGGCACGTCCCCAGGGCGGCTGTTCGAGCTGCTCCTCGGGGTCCTCCACCGCCTGGCCGCCCGCCGTCCCGTCCTGCTGGCAGATCGAGCTGCCCCGCCTGACCCGGCGCGAGCTGGCCGACCTGATCGCCGGGGTCCTCGGCCACCGGCCCGCGTCGCGGCTGGTCGGCGACGTCCTGGCCCGCTCCCAGGGCAACCCCTTCTTCGCCGAGGAGCTGCTGGCCGCCGGCCCTGACGGCGCCGACCAGCCGCCGGTCCTTCGCGACCTGCTGCTGGCCAGGGTCGAGGCGCTGTCCGAGGACGCCCAGCGGGTCGTGCGCGCGGCCGCGGCGGCCGGGTCCCGGGTCGACCAGGGCTGCTGGCCTCGGTCACCGCCGTCCCCGGGGACCGGCTGGTCGAGCTGCTGCGCGAGGCCGTCAGCCGGCACCTGCTGCGGGTGGACGAGGACGGCGACGCCTACGCGTTCCGCCACGCCCTGGTCCAGGAGGCGCTGTACGACGACCTGCTCCCGGGCGAACGGGGCAGCCTGCACGCCGCCTACGCCGCCGCCCTGGCGAGCCGGGGCGGGCCGGCCGAGCTCGGGCAGCTCGCCTACCACGCCTACGCCGCCCACGACACCGGGGCCGCCCTGCTCGCCTCCGTGCGGGCCGGGATGGCCGCCGAGGCGGCCTTCGCGCTGGCCGAGGCCGGGGAGCACTACGGGCGCGCCCTGGAGCTGTGGCCCCAGGCGGCCGAGGCCGCCGGCGCCAACCCCCTCGACCGGTCGGCGCTGCTGCTCCGGGCCGCCGACGCCGCCCTGCTGACCGGCGAGACCGACCGGGCCGTGACCC is from Actinomycetota bacterium and encodes:
- a CDS encoding helix-turn-helix transcriptional regulator; translated protein: MDEDGDAYAFRHALVQEALYDDLLPGERGSLHAAYAAALASRGGPAELGQLAYHAYAAHDTGAALLASVRAGMAAEAAFALAEAGEHYGRALELWPQAAEAAGANPLDRSALLLRAADAALLTGETDRAVT